From Chthonomonadales bacterium, one genomic window encodes:
- a CDS encoding Gfo/Idh/MocA family oxidoreductase, protein MNRISRRRFLEDSAALLAATAAVPGAALAARPAPAARRAGPNDRIRVAVVGVRGRGMSHVHAFAAMPDVEVVAICDADTAAIGPAVKAVEQRAKTTPRAVQDLRRLLEDSDIDVISTATPNHWHALVSVWAMQAGKDVYVEKPASHQVLEGRRMVEAARKYGRICQVGTQSRASKGIQEAMAYLHEGKLGKVHLARGLCYKRRPSIGQSDGPQAVPSTVDYDLWLGPAPRKPPRRRQFHYDWHWFWDYGNGDLGNQGVHEMDKARWGLNKSTLPRTAIGLGGRFGYVDDGETPNTEVVVLDYGDSQLIFEVRGLPTPDLNGARVGNIFYGSEGVMVMPSYSSATVFDLSGDKVQHFEGDGDHFRNFIEAVRSRRPADLFCPIEEGHLSAALCHLGNVSLLLGKEEPLRSRPGAIGDDREAYETFGRFEDHLAANGINLDAGAYRLGRRLRLDTRSERAIGDGEANRLFTREYRKPFVLPDRV, encoded by the coding sequence CGTATCCGGGTCGCGGTCGTCGGCGTGCGTGGCCGCGGGATGAGCCACGTGCACGCGTTCGCGGCGATGCCCGACGTGGAGGTCGTGGCGATCTGCGACGCCGACACCGCCGCCATCGGCCCGGCCGTCAAGGCCGTCGAGCAGCGCGCGAAGACGACGCCGCGCGCCGTCCAGGACCTCCGCAGGCTGCTGGAGGACAGTGACATCGACGTCATCAGCACGGCGACCCCGAACCACTGGCACGCGCTCGTCTCGGTCTGGGCCATGCAGGCCGGCAAGGACGTCTACGTCGAGAAGCCGGCCAGCCACCAGGTGCTGGAGGGACGCCGCATGGTGGAGGCCGCGCGTAAGTACGGCCGGATCTGCCAGGTCGGCACGCAGAGCCGCGCCAGCAAGGGCATCCAGGAAGCCATGGCCTACCTGCATGAGGGCAAGCTCGGCAAGGTGCACCTCGCGCGCGGGCTCTGCTACAAGCGCCGGCCGAGCATCGGGCAATCCGACGGACCGCAGGCGGTGCCTTCGACGGTTGACTACGACCTCTGGCTTGGGCCGGCCCCGCGGAAGCCGCCGCGCCGCCGGCAGTTCCACTACGACTGGCACTGGTTCTGGGACTACGGCAACGGGGACCTGGGCAATCAGGGCGTACACGAGATGGACAAGGCGCGCTGGGGCCTGAACAAGAGCACGCTTCCGCGCACGGCCATCGGCCTGGGCGGCCGCTTCGGCTACGTGGATGACGGCGAGACCCCGAACACGGAGGTCGTGGTCCTCGACTATGGCGACTCGCAACTCATCTTCGAGGTGCGCGGCCTTCCGACGCCGGACCTCAACGGAGCCAGGGTCGGCAACATCTTCTACGGCAGCGAGGGCGTGATGGTGATGCCCAGCTACAGCAGCGCTACCGTCTTCGACTTGTCCGGTGACAAGGTGCAGCACTTCGAGGGCGACGGCGACCACTTCCGCAACTTCATCGAGGCGGTCCGCAGTCGACGTCCGGCCGATCTCTTCTGCCCCATTGAGGAGGGCCACCTCTCGGCGGCGCTCTGCCATCTGGGCAACGTCTCGCTTCTGCTAGGCAAAGAGGAGCCGTTGCGCTCTCGACCCGGCGCCATCGGCGATGACCGCGAGGCCTATGAGACGTTCGGCCGCTTTGAGGACCACCTGGCCGCCAATGGCATCAACCTCGACGCCGGCGCCTACCGCCTGGGGAGGCGGCTTCGCCTGGACACGCGATCAGAGCGGGCCATCGGCGACGGCGAGGCGAATCGTCTCTTCACGCGCGAGTACCGCAAGCCCTTCGTTCTGCCCGACCGCGTCTAG
- a CDS encoding DMT family transporter has translation MWRTPLRPGVARPRVGSSSRSRASSGSCCRRRTPPSRRPSAAGRPALPDRATESAGAGDAPHPLAVVVLIGAQAAIGSAAVLARFGLDAGLSATALAAWRLTAAAALLVPALWLRGRAAPPRRRPDRRERARLIAAGLCLAVHFVVWFASLERIPVARSTLLVCTSPLWAGLASWALGGRRPPALFWAGLALAAPGLWLVVRPAGAGPAAGAGDALAVAGAVAFAAYLLLAQGPQRRLGTARVVTWTYASAGLALWPAAAVAGGLLPARPGGWAAILALALVPQLLGHTALNWSLRHFAAGVVGAATLLEPVFAAALARWLFGEAVGPPQIAGAAVLLAGVLVVIRSATAP, from the coding sequence ATGTGGCGGACGCCGCTGCGGCCAGGCGTCGCGCGGCCGAGGGTTGGCAGTTCATCGCGGTCTCGAGCGAGCTCGGGTTCATGCTGCAGGCGGCGCACGCCGCCGTCGAGGAGGCCATCGGCGGCGGGGAGGCCGGCGCTGCCAGACCGCGCTACTGAGTCGGCCGGCGCGGGCGACGCGCCGCACCCGCTTGCCGTCGTCGTCCTGATCGGCGCTCAAGCCGCCATCGGCTCCGCGGCGGTCCTGGCGCGGTTCGGCCTGGACGCCGGGTTGAGCGCAACCGCGCTCGCCGCCTGGCGCCTCACGGCGGCCGCCGCCCTCCTGGTGCCCGCGCTCTGGCTTCGGGGGCGCGCGGCGCCGCCGCGGCGCCGGCCGGACCGGCGGGAGCGCGCGCGCCTGATTGCGGCGGGCCTCTGCCTGGCTGTGCACTTCGTCGTCTGGTTCGCCTCGCTGGAGCGCATTCCGGTCGCCCGGTCCACGCTGCTCGTCTGCACGTCGCCGCTGTGGGCGGGGCTGGCGTCCTGGGCTCTCGGTGGACGCCGTCCCCCGGCGCTCTTCTGGGCGGGGCTGGCGCTGGCGGCGCCCGGGCTCTGGCTCGTGGTGCGGCCGGCCGGCGCGGGCCCGGCGGCCGGCGCAGGCGACGCGCTGGCGGTGGCGGGCGCCGTCGCCTTCGCGGCATACCTGCTCCTCGCCCAGGGCCCCCAGCGCCGGCTCGGCACCGCGCGGGTGGTCACCTGGACCTATGCCTCGGCCGGCCTGGCGCTGTGGCCCGCCGCGGCGGTTGCCGGAGGCTTGCTGCCCGCGCGTCCAGGCGGATGGGCGGCGATCCTGGCGCTGGCGCTCGTGCCGCAGCTGCTCGGCCACACGGCGCTGAACTGGTCGCTGCGTCACTTCGCGGCCGGAGTCGTCGGCGCGGCCACGCTGCTGGAGCCGGTCTTCGCGGCGGCGCTGGCGAGGTGGCTGTTCGGCGAGGCGGTGGGACCACCACAGATCGCCGGGGCGGCCGTCCTGCTGGCCGGCGTGCTGGTGGTCATACGGTCGGCCACCGCCCCGTGA